One genomic window of Biomphalaria glabrata chromosome 9, xgBioGlab47.1, whole genome shotgun sequence includes the following:
- the LOC106079959 gene encoding F-box/LRR-repeat protein 6-like produces the protein MSKPKRRGGKGLFGLQKKKSILFTFQPREGEEYSSDSEDSDYVPGRHSSDEGEELPLNQVKKRVRKENVKHNKVQSGKKLRNSARSSVEQCTVSNDDTMTVRLPDEILLRIFQFCVLNEGISKFLPRISRVCKDWNRLSHDPTLFEKLDLSASQLQLTKTLPKGLLENDLSLCKSLSLSGQTKLQNSIIESLLTSTPALVSLDVFNCPTIKPELVKRLPQLCPCLSHVDLSHSNDFNTSITISSIEVLITACGLRLVELRLARILAVKNNMKSLFKLLQDNCPNLEELDLRMNPRFPQAVSPHCYVDMVGFIKGCPKLKELRLDGVNICEKLETKKPYEPTLINLKTFSQSAVLCDTSVQPIFYLMFGPDCRLTELNISSSNLVPTEIIDFVTEVESCYMADMKWKSVEVMILYECLSKWCTSLRVLDLSYNKLNEILDTGLGAYKLSNGVSYPLEVLNLSNTVVSSNVVIQMIKSCKGLVSIDLTACRELPRGTKRIFQKNEFRTLLKILSGAGSGEDTDSG, from the exons ATGTCAAAACCTAAAAGACGTGGTGGAAAGGGTCTGTTTGGTCTTCAGAAGAAAAAGTCTATCCTATTTACATTCCAACCTAGAGAAGGAGAAGAATATTCATCTGACTCAGAAGATTCAGATTATGTTCCTGGAAG ACATTCATCAGACGAAGGCGAGGAACTTCCTTTGAATCAGGTGAAAAAAAGAgtcagaaaagaaaatgtgaaaCACAATAAAGTTCAGTCAGggaaaaaattaagaaattcag CTAGATCATCCGTTGAACAATGCACTGTATCAAATGACGATACAATGACTGTGAGATTGCCAGATGAAATATTATTGAGAATATTTCAGTTTTGTGTATTAAATGAAGGAATTTCCAAGTTTCTACCCAG GATATCAAGAGTCTGTAAAGACTGGAATCGACTTTCCCATGATCCAACATTGTTTGAGAAACTGGACCTAAGTGCTTCGCAGTTGCAATTGACCAAGACCCTACCTAAGGGTCTCCTCGAAAATGACCTTTCCTTGTGTAAATCACTCAGTCTATCTGGACAAACTAAACTTCAAAACAGTATCATTGAg TCTTTACTGACTTCCACTCCAGCTTTAGTATCCCTGGATGTCTTCAACTGTCCTACAATCAAACCTGAACTTGTAAAGAGGTTACCTCAACTTTGTCCATGTTTGTCACATGTGGATTTGTCACACTCCAATGATTTCAAT ACAAGCATTACAATTTCCTCTATTGAAGTGCTCATCACTGCTTGTGGCTTAAGACTTGTGGAGCTTCGCTTGGCTAGAATTCTAGCTGTCAAAAATAACATGAAGTCTCTTTTCAAACTTTTGCAG GACAACTGTCCCAATTTAGAGGAACTTGATTTAAGAATGAACCCAAGGTTTCCGCAAGCGGTGTCTCCACACTGTTATGTTGATATGGTTGGATTCATTAAGGGCTGCCCCAAGCTGAAAGAGCTTCGACTGGATGGTGTCAACATTTGTGAAAAACTTGAG ACTAAAAAACCTTATGAACCAACATTAATCAATCTaaagacattctcacagtctgCTGTTCTATGTGACACTTCTGTCCAaccaatattttattt AATGTTTGGTCCTGACTGTCGACTGACTGAACTAAACATCAGCAGTTCTAACCTTGTACCTACTGAAATTATTGACTTTGTGACTGAAGTGGAGTCTTGCTACATGGCTGACATGAAGTGGAAATCAGTGGAGGTCATGATCCTTTATGAGTGTTTATCTAAG TGGTGCACGTCTCTCAGAGTTTTAGATTTGTCTTACaacaaattaaatgaaattctGGACACAGGACTTGGTGCTTACAAGTTGAGCAATGGAGTTTCTTATCCTTTAGAGGTTCTCAACCTATCCAATACAGTAGTCAGTTCTAATGTAGTCAT CCAGATGATTAAGTCATGCAAGGGTCTTGTTAGCATTGACTTGACAGCATGCAGAGAACTACCAAGGGGGACAAAAAGGATATTTCAGAAAAATGAATTCCGCACATTGTTGAAAATTCTTTCTGGAGCTGGATCAGGTGAAGATACTGACAGTGGATAG